The Piliocolobus tephrosceles isolate RC106 chromosome 3, ASM277652v3, whole genome shotgun sequence genome has a window encoding:
- the ARSJ gene encoding arylsulfatase J isoform X3, producing the protein MRKLRIRGIKYFPKPLRYQIHTGLQHSIIRPTQPNCLPLDNATLPQKLKEVGYSTHMVGKWHLGFYRKECMPTKRGFDTFFGSLLGSGDYYTHYKCDSPGMCGYDLYENDNAAWDYDNGIYSTQMYTQRVQQILASHNPTKPIFLYIAYQAVHSPLQAPGRYFEHYRSIININRRRYAAMLSCLDEAINNVTLALKTYGFYNNSIIIYSSDNGGQPTAGGSNWPLRGSKGTYWEGGIRAVGFVHSPLLKNKGTVCKELVHITDWYPTLISLAEGQIDEDIQLDGYDIWETISEGLRSPRVDILHNIDPIYTKAKNGSWAAGYGIWNTAIQSAIRVQHWKLLTGNPGYSDWVPPQSFSNLGPNRWHNERITLSTGKSVWLFNITADPYERVDLSNRYPGIVKKLLRRLSQFNKTAVPVRYPPKDPRSNPRLNGGVWGPWYKEETKKKKPNKNRAEKKQKKSKIKKKKQQKTVSGKPANLA; encoded by the exons cttaaggTATCAGATACACACCGGACTTCAACATTCTATCATAAGACCTACCCAACCCAACTGTTTACCTCTGGACAATGCCACCCTACCTCAGAAACTGAAGGAGGTTGGATATTCAACGCATATGGTCGGAAAATGGCACTTGGGTTTTTATAGGAAAGAATGCATGCCCACCAAAAGAGGATTTGATACCTTTTTTGGTTCCCTTTTGGGAAGTGGGGATTACTATACACACTACAAATGTGACAGTCCTGGGATGTGTGGCTATGACTTGTATGAAAACGACAATGCTGCCTGGGACTATGACAATGGCATATACTCCACACAGATGTACACTCAGAGAGTACAGCAAATCTTAGCTTCCCATAACCCCACAAagcctatatttttatatattgcctATCAAGCTGTTCATTCACCACTGCAAGCTCCTGGCAGGTATTTTGAACACTACCGATCCATTATCAACATAAACAGGAGGAGATATGCTGCCATGCTTTCCTGCTTAGATGAAGCAATCAACAATGTGACATTGGCTCTAAAGACTTATGGTTTCTATAACAACAGCATCATCATTTACTCTTCAGATAATGGTGGCCAGCCTACAGCAGGAGGGAGTAACTGGCCTCTCAGAGGTAGCAAAGGAACATATTGGGAAGGAGGGATCCGGGCTGTAGGCTTTGTGCATAGCCCACTTCTGAAAAACAAGGGAACAGTGTGTAAGGAACTTGTACACATCACTGACTGGTACCCCACTCTGATTTCACTGGCTGAAGGACAGATTGATGAGGATATTCAACTAGATGGCTATGATATCTGGGAGACCATAAGTGAGGGTCTTCGCTCACCCCGAGTAGATATTTTGCATAACATTGACCCCATATATACCAAGGCAAAAAATGGCTCCTGGGCAGCAGGCTATGGGATCTGGAACACTGCAATCCAGTCAGCCATCAGAGTGCAGCACTGGAAATTGCTCACAGGAAATCCTGGCTACAGCGACTGGGTGCCCCCTCAGTCTTTCAGCAACCTGGGACCGAACCGGTGGCACAATGAACGGATTACCTTGTCAACTGGCAAAAGTGTATGGCTTTTCAACATCACAGCCGACCCATATGAGAGGGTGGACCTATCTAACAGGTATCCAGGAATCGTGAAGAAGCTCCTACGGAGGCTCTCACAGTTCAACAAAACTGCAGTGCCGGTCAGGTATCCCCCCAAAGACCCCAGAAGTAACCCTCGGCTCAATGGAGGGGTCTGGGGACCATGGTATAAAgaagaaaccaagaaaaagaaGCCAAACAAAAATCGGgctgagaaaaagcaaaagaaaagcaaaataaagaagaagaaacaacagaaaacagtcTCAG GTAAACCAGCAAATTTGGCTTGA